In Gemmobacter sp., the sequence AAGCCCCTGACGCTGGACCAGTATCTGGCCGCCCGCGCCATCGCGCCGCCGATCCATCTGTTCGATTGCGTGATGCCCTGCGCGGGGGCCGAAGGTTTTCTGGTGATGCGCGAGGAGACGGCGCAGGCGCAGGGGCTGCCCTTTGTCCGCCTGACCGCCGCTATTGAACGGCATAACGGCTATCCCGACGATCCGGTCATGCTGCGCGGTGGCTGGCAGCGCGATGTGGCCGAGCTTTGGGCCATGGCGGGGGTTGCGCCCGGCGCGGTCGATCTGGTGCAGACCTATGACGATTACCCGGTGATCAGCGCCATGCAGCTGGCCGATCTGGGCTTTTGCACGGCCAAGGAATTGCCGGAGTTCCTGAACGCCCATGATTTCACCACCACCGGCGATTTGCCGCACAACACCGGCGGGGGGCAGCTGTCGGCCGGGCAGGCGGGCTGTGCGGGCGGGCATATCGGGCTGGTCGAGAACATCCGCCAGCTGACCGGCACCGCCGGCGCGCGGCAGGTGGCCGGCGCGAAACGCGCGCTGGCCATGGGGTTCGGCATGATCAACTTTGATCGGGGCCTGGGATCCGGCGCCATCGTGCTGGAGGCTGCGTGATGCGTGTGAAGAAGAATCCGGTCCTGCGCACCCGCCGCCCGCTGCTGCCCCCCGGTGCCCGCAGCCGCGCCGCGCATCTGCTGGCCGCCGCCGCCGGGCAGGGGCGGTTCGCGCTGCCCTGCTGCACGGCCTGCGGGCGCTACAGCTGGCCGATGCCGGAACTGTGCCCCGCCTGCCTGTCCGAGGTTGCGCTGAAACCCGCGCCGACCGGCGCCTCGGTGCTGTCCGCCACCACGGCCGAGGTTCCGGCCGACAGCTATTTCCGCGAACGCGCGCCGTGGCGGGTGGGGCTGGTGCAGATGGACTGCGGGCCGCAGGCGGTGGTCCACCTCGGGCGGGACTGCGCGCCGGGGGGCAAGGTGGCGCTGAGCCTGATGCTGGACCGCGCCGGGCAGGCGGTGCTGTTCGCCGCGAAAAAGGGGCAGGACATGACCGCCGATCCGCAATGGCACGAGATGACGGCCAATCCCCGCGACCGCCGCGTCCTGATCACCGACGCCCGCCATGTCTGTGCCCTGCCGCTGGCCAAGGCGCTGATCAAGGCGGGGGCGCACGCGGTTTTCGTCGGGGTGCCCGAGGACTGGAAGCCGCTGCCGACCCGCGAGGCGTTCGCCGCCATTCCGGGCGTGACGCTGCTGCCGCTCGACGTGATCTCCGACCGCTCGGTCGAGGATCTGGCCCGCGACATCGGCGGCAAGGTGGAGATCCTGATCAACACCGCCGATCTGCCCCGCCCGGGTGGCCTGGGCGCCCCGTCCGCCGCAGCCGAGGCGCGGCAGGCGATGGAGGTTGTGGCCTTTGGCCTGATGCGACTGGGCCGGGTGTTCGGCCC encodes:
- a CDS encoding thiolase family protein, translating into MARKGYDGVVLAAPVTVPYERFSTRPAQWWVGKALAALAQVSGLSHREFDGFSLASFSMAPDSAIGLTQHFGLSPRFLDFLPLGGVAGVASIRRAARVVQMGDADVVACIAADTNAPQSFRQSLENFSRFSQDAVYPYGAGGPNVSFALIAQAYMADTGLSRADIGRLAVAQRANALQNPNALMKKPLTLDQYLAARAIAPPIHLFDCVMPCAGAEGFLVMREETAQAQGLPFVRLTAAIERHNGYPDDPVMLRGGWQRDVAELWAMAGVAPGAVDLVQTYDDYPVISAMQLADLGFCTAKELPEFLNAHDFTTTGDLPHNTGGGQLSAGQAGCAGGHIGLVENIRQLTGTAGARQVAGAKRALAMGFGMINFDRGLGSGAIVLEAA
- a CDS encoding SDR family NAD(P)-dependent oxidoreductase; the protein is MRVKKNPVLRTRRPLLPPGARSRAAHLLAAAAGQGRFALPCCTACGRYSWPMPELCPACLSEVALKPAPTGASVLSATTAEVPADSYFRERAPWRVGLVQMDCGPQAVVHLGRDCAPGGKVALSLMLDRAGQAVLFAAKKGQDMTADPQWHEMTANPRDRRVLITDARHVCALPLAKALIKAGAHAVFVGVPEDWKPLPTREAFAAIPGVTLLPLDVISDRSVEDLARDIGGKVEILINTADLPRPGGLGAPSAAAEARQAMEVVAFGLMRLGRVFGPAMAGRGADGNNGAVAWVNVGSVFGRAHPPAFAGYAAAHAAALAFGHALRADLAHGGVRLMTVLSGPTEDDWFQTFPQPKVAGKALADAIVSGLMKGLEEVVVGDLARDLLDRLAENPKALERDLAQGRF